The genomic region CGATCCGCATCGCCCAATACCAAGGCGATCTCTGCCTGGCATTCGAAGACATGAACGAGCCCCAGCGGCAACGGATCCAAGGCCGCCATCCGTTCGCACGTCTCAATGGCATCGGAAACGCGGCCCATGGCGAGGTAGGCCCGGCACAAAGGCGAAGCCATCATCGCCCCGATATATCGGGCCTGGCCGAACTCGACGGTCCGCGCAAAGATCGCCGGTCCGACTTCGATGACCTGAGCGTATTTTCCTGTGTCAAGCAGAGCTTGAAGCAGTGCCGCCCCCGCCAGCACCTCGACCCGGCCGATGGAGACCTGCCCTGCGCGCGCAGCCACGCTCCAATGGGCATCGATGCGAGAACTGTTCGATGCACTGTCTACCGACGCTTCGACGATCAGTGCTTCGATGCGGTATTCTTCGTCATCGAGCCTCTCCGATAGATCCTTCAGTTCGTCGCCCAAGCGCCTGGCGCGATCGAACTCTCCCCGCAATATCAGCGCGCGGGATAGCTGTCCCAGCCCGTCCGCGCGCAGCCTTGTGGGATCGAGCGCATGATCAAGCGCTCGCTCAAGGTCGGCGATCTCGCCCGGGATGAGCGCGTGTTGACGCATCACAGCGCGCTGCAGAAGAAGCGCCGCCAGCTGTTCGCCGTCGCGGTCGGCATCCACTTCGGCGAGTGCGCGTTCGACAAAGGCCAGGCCCTGTTCCGCTTCCGCTGCCCAGCAGGCGGCATCGGCAGCGAGTTCCAACACCTTGCAGTGATCCGCGCCGATCAATTCAGTCGCCTTATCGACCTCGGGCCACGCTGCCAGCACGAGCTTCAGCATCTCCATCTGGTCTGCATAGGCGAAAGCGGCAGCGGCTTCCGCCGCAGCACGCCAGGCCCATCTCAGGCAATTTTCGGCTTGGCCGGCGCCGTACCAGTGCCGTGCGAGCGCAACGGAATGCCAAATACGGTAGCTTGGAACGGGTCCACGCTCGAGCACGTCGGCATAGACGCGATGAATGGCCACCTTTTCGCCGGCAATCAAGTCACCCCGCACCGCTTCGTGGATCAGTGCATGGCGGAACCCATATCCGTCCCCATCAGGCAACAGAATCCCCGCCAAAATCGCAGGACGCAGCAATGCGGCCAACTCAAGATCAGGTTTGTTGGCCACCCTGCGAAGAAGCGCATGGGTCATCTGCGGGCCGCCGAGGGCCATCACCTTTAACACCTCCGTCGTCGACGCCGGCATGTCCCTGACGGCTCTCAGCAGGTAGTCGTTGAGCGAACCGGGAAAATCTGTCCGCAAACTGCCGCTCGCATCGATGAGTGCCTCCGTGAACAGCGGGATTCCGCAGCCCCGCGCGTGGACCTCGTTGATCATGGCAGGTGTCGGTGGGCGACCGAGGAGCCCCTCAAGCTGCAAGGAAACCTCCGCGCGGGTAAGGCGGGGAAGCTTCAACGCTTCAGCACCCTCGCAAAGGGAGAGGTCCGCGATGGTCGTGCGCAGTGCGTTGGTGCCGTTCGTCTCCTCGGGTCGATAGGTGACGATCAGCATGAGCCGAATTTTCTTCAGCCGCGTCGTGAGGAAGCGAAGCAAATCGCAGGTGGCTTGGTCGGCCCAGTGAATGTCCTCGATGACTACGACGAGCGGCATCTCCCGTGCCAACTCCTCGAACAACCTTCGCAGCGCCTCGAACAGCCGCGCTCTTGCGATGCCCGCATCAAACCTTTCACCGGTCACGCCAAATTCGGGAAGAAGCCACGCCAGTTCTCGCGCACCCTCGGCGCCGACAAGCGACCTGGCCGCCGGCCCACCGCGCAGATGAACCAGTTCATGCAGCACAGCCGTTACCGGCGCATAGGGCAATGCCGATTCCCGCTGCTCAATGCACCCGCCCTTCAAGATCAGTGCACGGCCCGCGAGCCGGTCGGCGAATTCCTCTACCAACCGGCTTTTTCCACCGCCTGCTTCTGCCCCGAGAAGAAAGCAACGTTGCCGCCCGCCAGAGACATCTCGAAAAGCGGATTCCATCGAATCGAGTTCTGCTGCGCGGCCTGAGAACCGCGACCTTCTGAGAGATGTCGACACAAAATGCTCCGATACGTGGAGTTCGAGACTAGCAGAGATGGAGACATAGTCATCCAGTGTGCCACGGACATCAGCAAAGTAGCGATGTGCCGATCTGCAAGCGCCGGCGCCGAATCCCCTGCGGGAGATGCCCGACGCGTGGGCGGGCCAGCTTTCAGCGCCAGAATCGCGATCTGATGCAGAACGCTCCGCCAACTCGCTACCGCTCAACGCCGAAGAATAAGTCGGTCAGACTGGATCATCCATCCTCCCAAAAGTGTGTTTCA from Rhizobium gallicum bv. gallicum R602sp harbors:
- a CDS encoding helix-turn-helix transcriptional regulator, with the translated sequence MSTSLRRSRFSGRAAELDSMESAFRDVSGGRQRCFLLGAEAGGGKSRLVEEFADRLAGRALILKGGCIEQRESALPYAPVTAVLHELVHLRGGPAARSLVGAEGARELAWLLPEFGVTGERFDAGIARARLFEALRRLFEELAREMPLVVVIEDIHWADQATCDLLRFLTTRLKKIRLMLIVTYRPEETNGTNALRTTIADLSLCEGAEALKLPRLTRAEVSLQLEGLLGRPPTPAMINEVHARGCGIPLFTEALIDASGSLRTDFPGSLNDYLLRAVRDMPASTTEVLKVMALGGPQMTHALLRRVANKPDLELAALLRPAILAGILLPDGDGYGFRHALIHEAVRGDLIAGEKVAIHRVYADVLERGPVPSYRIWHSVALARHWYGAGQAENCLRWAWRAAAEAAAAFAYADQMEMLKLVLAAWPEVDKATELIGADHCKVLELAADAACWAAEAEQGLAFVERALAEVDADRDGEQLAALLLQRAVMRQHALIPGEIADLERALDHALDPTRLRADGLGQLSRALILRGEFDRARRLGDELKDLSERLDDEEYRIEALIVEASVDSASNSSRIDAHWSVAARAGQVSIGRVEVLAGAALLQALLDTGKYAQVIEVGPAIFARTVEFGQARYIGAMMASPLCRAYLAMGRVSDAIETCERMAALDPLPLGLVHVFECQAEIALVLGDADRIAAAARSLRSLPPGPQVSSRMAANLLRFDIESRALAGDMGQSAVLVRSAPRYLEKQGGVSWPLLASAMRVAIDTNQKEVARQFADLAARTQCRNAVEQAEKLGIAAEMSRATVSDVDAWEAVARSWADLSQRFRQAYALMRAGGAAVNAGKRAKAASHFRGGADLAHLIGARLLCSQIEALAARARIDLRDGEDGGMWKAPLGLTERELEVLRLVAAGQSNREIANNLFISSKTASVHVSNILSKLSVPSRGAAAAMAHRLRIVDPG